The Fructilactobacillus ixorae genome has a window encoding:
- a CDS encoding zinc ribbon domain-containing protein: MNNENNKFCTNCGKGIPNTAQYCPYCNTKQPTLNPTYLKRSDVSSHFCPRCENILPNDISYCPYCDEPQTRVSANATQSQPAPTKPAATNPTSPRPRRKKSHFWRNVIVLLIIILLAIIAFFTYQNSQANQAAQAGQKQPQGIERIFAFFNFQSNKYESGQDAAQGVEKIVAKVPHSKGSDVKWDPNSQTVNVNLPASSPIVKSAESGSPQVWNALVKALQTISKDIDSNSKNQDDYSNIRVVRNDTNQPILQVDKGNVSLNSRDQ; encoded by the coding sequence ATGAATAACGAAAACAACAAATTTTGTACTAACTGTGGGAAAGGGATCCCGAATACCGCGCAGTATTGTCCCTACTGCAATACCAAGCAACCCACCCTCAATCCGACCTATTTAAAGCGAAGTGACGTTAGTTCCCACTTTTGTCCACGCTGTGAAAATATTCTCCCCAACGACATTTCTTACTGTCCATACTGTGATGAACCCCAAACCCGGGTCAGCGCTAACGCTACACAGTCACAACCAGCACCCACGAAACCGGCTGCTACTAATCCAACTAGCCCACGTCCCCGGCGAAAAAAATCACACTTTTGGCGTAATGTGATCGTTTTATTGATTATCATTTTGTTGGCCATCATTGCCTTCTTCACTTACCAAAATTCGCAGGCAAATCAGGCTGCGCAAGCCGGCCAGAAACAGCCCCAGGGAATTGAACGAATCTTTGCCTTCTTTAACTTTCAATCAAACAAATATGAATCCGGTCAGGATGCCGCCCAGGGTGTCGAAAAAATCGTTGCAAAGGTGCCACACAGTAAAGGCTCAGACGTTAAGTGGGATCCAAACTCACAAACGGTTAACGTGAACCTGCCCGCCTCTTCTCCAATTGTGAAGAGTGCGGAATCCGGTTCCCCACAGGTTTGGAACGCGCTGGTTAAAGCGTTACAAACCATCTCCAAAGACATCGATAGTAACTCCAAGAATCAAGATGACTACTCCAACATTCGCGTGGTTCGTAACGACACCAATCAACCAATTCTGCAGGTCGACAAGGGAAACGTGTCGTTAAATAGTCGCGATCAATAA